ATGTTGTCTTTAGCGCCAACACATTCCACGGCGTCCGCGATGAAACGCTCAATCCGCTGAGCATCGTCCATGATCAGGCCACAGCAGACCGGATCTGGATTGTCGACACGCAGCCTTATCTGCCGTTTGGTGGCTGGGCTCGCACGGTTGAATCCTGTGTCACCGACGGCCGCGTCGCCGATGAAAACGACGATTCCGTTTATGATGCACCGTGGATGTCACCGGCCTATGCGTCTGACAAGACCCAGTTTCGCGTGATTTGGAAGGTGCCTGTCACGGGCAAGGTGCGCTGTTCGGTGCGGATGGACAACCCGATTTAAGATGCGAGGGGGTGCCGGTGGGCGCCCCCTTATTTGATGCGTAGGGCATAGACAACATACGCGGGAATCTCACGCAGTATCGCCCGAAGTTGCGCCACGGGTCTGGCCCCTTTCAGGGGTGGTGCAACAGATTGCACCCGCAGCCCGTGCCGCCGCGCAACCAGACGCGCGCGCGGGCCGTGATACCAGTCGGTGACAATCACGACGTCCACCGTATTCAGCATCGGCAAGGCCAGCGCGATGTTCTCGCCCGTCGTTGTCGATTGATCCTCAAGCGTGATCGCACCTGCGGGCACGCCATCCTTGATCAGCAAATCGCGCATGACTGCGGCCTCGCTTGGGGGGTGTTTGCCAAGCCCGCCACAGGCGATCAGATGACTCACATCACCACCATGATATAGCTGCGCCGCGCGCTGCGTGCGCCGCCGCAAGGTGGGCGAGGGGCCATCGGCCCAAACAGCCGCCCCAAGGATCAGTGCCGTTTTCATGGGTCGAACCTGCGCCACTTCATGCCAACTGAAAAGTGCCTATGACCCAGATCAATCCCAATCCCTGATTTTGTCGCTAGACTGGTGCCAATCAAAGGAGGATTCCCATGTATCGCAACGTCCTTGTTCCAATCGCTTATGACTCCGATCACGACCCCAAGGCCGCGATCGAGATTGCCAAAGTCCTGACCGCAAGTGATGGCAAAATCACCCTGCTGCATGTCATGGACGAGGTGCCCGCATATGCCATGTCCTACATGCCAGCCGGTTTTCGTGACGAAACCCGCGTGGCCCTGTCGCGTGATCTGGCCGAAAAAGCCGCCCAGTTGAAAAATGCCACGGGCCTTGTGATTGAGGGGCATTCGGGGCGCACCATCCTGGAATGGGCCGAAGAACATGATGTGGATTGCATCGTCATGGCATCGCACCGGCCGGGCATATCGGACTATTTCCTGGGGTCGACGGCGGCGCGTGTCGTGCGTCATGCGCCTTGCGCGGTGCATGTGATGCGCTAGGCTGGCGAAAGGGAGGACGCCATGCTGAAGATTGAAAAAGGGGCTGCGGGCCAAACGGTGCTGACCACGTTCGAGGTGACGCCGGGCACCTGCGAGGATCTGCTCGAGGCGCTGACTGATGCCTACGAGGTGTGCATCTCCAAACAACCCGGCTTTATCGCCGCGGGCCTGCATGTGAA
This portion of the Octadecabacter sp. SW4 genome encodes:
- a CDS encoding YdcF family protein, translated to MKTALILGAAVWADGPSPTLRRRTQRAAQLYHGGDVSHLIACGGLGKHPPSEAAVMRDLLIKDGVPAGAITLEDQSTTTGENIALALPMLNTVDVVIVTDWYHGPRARLVARRHGLRVQSVAPPLKGARPVAQLRAILREIPAYVVYALRIK
- a CDS encoding universal stress protein, with product MYRNVLVPIAYDSDHDPKAAIEIAKVLTASDGKITLLHVMDEVPAYAMSYMPAGFRDETRVALSRDLAEKAAQLKNATGLVIEGHSGRTILEWAEEHDVDCIVMASHRPGISDYFLGSTAARVVRHAPCAVHVMR
- a CDS encoding antibiotic biosynthesis monooxygenase; amino-acid sequence: MLKIEKGAAGQTVLTTFEVTPGTCEDLLEALTDAYEVCISKQPGFIAAGLHVNDAQTRIANYSKWERREDFQAMLRTPEMRRRNRAISELCKSFEPVMYEVAAVF